In Malus sylvestris chromosome 16, drMalSylv7.2, whole genome shotgun sequence, the following are encoded in one genomic region:
- the LOC126607437 gene encoding cytochrome b-c1 complex subunit Rieske-4, mitochondrial-like has protein sequence MPSFMGRRRFRPAYVRVGLCNGGQIAQKKKNKKKKEKGICDLLVTSRLERAEAIGTERLQKKRKMLRVAGRRLSSSAAAWRSSSQTTPAFVSGGSHPLFSTNNNSDDSSSDFASGSPAPFNSKIPSLIRGFSSEALAPGNDISFLSDVPATVAAVKNPSSKIVYDEYNHERYPPGDPSKRAFAYFVLTGGRFVYASLIRLLILKFVLSMSASKDVLALASLEVDLSSIEPGTTVTVKWRGKPVFIRRRTEDDIKLANSVDVQSLRDPQQDAERVTDPEWLIVVGVCTHLGCIPLPNAGDFGGWFCPCHGSHYDISGRIRKGPAPFNLEVPTYSFLAENKLLIG, from the exons ATGCCATCGTTTATGGGTCGACGACGTTTTCGGCCCGCATATGTTCGGGTTGGACTTTGCAATGGTGGTCAAATagcccaaaaaaagaaaaacaaaaagaagaaagaaaaaggcatTTGTGATTTGTTGGTGACGTCGAGACTCGAGAGGGCTGAGGCCATTGGTACCGAGCGATtgcagaagaagaggaaaatgcTGAGGGTCGCGGGAAGAAGGCTTTCATCTTCCGCCGCAGCGTGGCGGTCATCGTCGCAGACCACCCCCGCCTTCGTCTCCGGCGGATCCCATCCGCTTTTCAGTACCAACAACAACAGCGACGACTCTTCCTCCGATTTCGCTTCCGGATCCCCCGCTCCCTTCAATTCCAAAATTCCATCTCTCATTAGAG GATTTTCCTCTGAAGCCCTCGCTCCTGGAAATGATATTAGTTTTCTCTCAGACGTCCCAGCTACTGTGGCAGCTGTGAAGAATCCTTCTTCAAAAATTGtgtatgatgagtacaaccatGAAAGGTATCCACCTGGTGACCCCAGCAAGCGTGCATTTGCTTATTTCGTCTTGACAGGGGGCAGATTTGTGTATGCCTCCTTGATCCGGCTTCTCATCCTCAAGTTTGTACTGAGCATGTCAGCCAGCAAAGATGTTCTGGCCCTTGCTTCCCTTGAGGTTGACCTGTCCAGCATTGAGCCTGGTACTACTGTCACTGTCAAGTGGAGAGGGAAGCCTGTTTTCATTAGGCGTAGAACGGAAGATGACATCAAGTTGGCTAACAGTGTAGATGTTCAGTCCCTTCGTGATCCCCAACAGGATGCAGAGAGGGTTACAGATCCAGAATGGCTTATTGTTGTCGGGGTCTGCACTCACTTAGGGTGCATCCCCTTGCCAAATGCTGGTGATTTTGGTGGTTGGTTCTGCCCATGCCATGGTTCGCACTACGACATTTCTGGCAGGATCCGCAAGGGACCTGCACCATTCAATCTAGAGGTACCCACTTACAGTTTTTTGGCGGAGAACAAGCTACTGATCGGATGA
- the LOC126607440 gene encoding sec14 cytosolic factor-like isoform X2: protein MESSNGNGSGKGMEVAYEEVEEEANFESDEIERNKMGIMRALVEREDPSSKDVDDFMIRRFLRARDLDIEKATNMFLKYLSWKKSFVPNGSISESEIPKQLAQNKLFMQGVDKTGRPIVVVYGGRHKQTTLEEFKRFVVYTLEKICSRMPAGKEKFVSIADIEGWGYTNSDVRGYLAALTILQDCYPERLGKLYLVHVPYVFMTAWKMVYPFIDKKTKKKIIFVENKKLKSTLLKDIDESQLPEAYGGKLPLVPIQNC from the exons atggaatCATCGAACGGCAATGGGAGTGGGAAGGGGATGGAAGTAGCATATGAGGAAGTGGAAGAGGAAGCAAACTTTGAGAGCGACGAGATAGAGAGAAACAAAATGGGAATCATGAGAGCACTTGTGGAAAGAGAAGATCCCTCCTCCAAG GATGTGGATGATTTCATGATTCGGAGATTTCTTCGGGCGCGTGATCTGGATATTGAGAAGGCTACTAACATGTTCCTCAAGTATCTgagttggaagaagtcatttgTGCCAAATGGTTCAATCTCGGAGTCAGAGATTCCAAAACAACTTGCTCAGAACAAGCTGTTTATGCAAGGTGTGGACAAGACGGGACGCCCCATTGTCGTTGTGTATGGTGGGCGGCATAAGCAGACCACACTCGAAGAGTTCAAAC GTTTTGTAGTCTACACTCTTGAAAAAATATGTTCCAG AATGCCAGCAGGAAAGGAAAAGTTTGTGTCCATTGCAGATATTGAAGGATGGGGATATACCAATAGCGATGTTCGTGGATACTTGGCAGCTCTGACAATCTTACAG GACTGCTACCCGGAGAGGCTTGGCAAGTTATATCTTGTCCATGTGCCTTATGTATTCATGACTGCTTGGAAGATGgtttacccatttattgacaaaaaaaccaaaaagaag ATCATTTTTGTCGAAAACAAAAAACTGAAGTCAACCCTGCTGAAAGATATCGATGAAAGCCAGCTCCCAGAGGCATATGGAGGCAAACTGCCATTAGTTCCTATCCAAAACTGCTAG
- the LOC126607443 gene encoding cytochrome b-c1 complex subunit Rieske-4, mitochondrial, whose protein sequence is MVWFFISGFSSEALAPGNDISFLSDVPATVAAVKNPSSKIVYDEYNHERYPPGDPSKRAFAYFVLTGGRFVYASLIRLLILKFVLSMSASKDVLALASLEVDLSSIEPGTTVTVKWRGKPVFIRRRTEDDIKLANSVDVQSLRDPQQDAERVTDPEWLIVVGVCTHLGCIPLPNAGDFGGWFCPCHGSHYDISGRIRKGPAPFNLEVPTYSFLAENKLLIG, encoded by the coding sequence ATGGTCTGGTTCTTCATTTCAGGATTTTCCTCCGAAGCCCTCGCTCCTGGAAATGATATTAGTTTTCTCTCAGACGTCCCAGCTACTGTGGCGGCTGTGAAGAATCCTTCTTCAAAAATTGtgtatgatgagtacaaccatGAGAGGTATCCACCTGGTGACCCCAGCAAGCGTGCATTTGCTTATTTCGTCTTGACAGGAGGCAGATTTGTGTATGCCTCCTTGATCCGGCTTCTCATCCTCAAGTTTGTACTGAGCATGTCTGCCAGCAAAGATGTTCTTGCCCTTGCTTCCCTTGAGGTTGACCTGTCCAGCATTGAGCCTGGTACTACTGTCACTGTCAAGTGGAGAGGGAAGCCTGTTTTCATTAGGCGTAGAACGGAAGATGACATCAAGTTGGCTAACAGTGTAGATGTTCAGTCCCTTCGTGATCCCCAACAGGATGCAGAGAGGGTTACAGATCCAGAATGGCTTATTGTTGTCGGGGTCTGCACTCACTTAGGGTGCATCCCGTTGCCAAATGCTGGTGATTTTGGTGGTTGGTTCTGCCCATGCCATGGTTCGCACTACGACATTTCTGGCAGGATCCGCAAGGGGCCTGCACCATTCAATCTAGAGGTACCCACTTACAGTTTTTTGGCTGAGAACAAGCTACTGATCGGATGA
- the LOC126607440 gene encoding sec14 cytosolic factor-like isoform X1: MESSNGNGSGKGMEVAYEEVEEEANFESDEIERNKMGIMRALVEREDPSSKDVDDFMIRRFLRARDLDIEKATNMFLKYLSWKKSFVPNGSISESEIPKQLAQNKLFMQGVDKTGRPIVVVYGGRHKQTTLEEFKRFVVYTLEKICSRMPAGKEKFVSIADIEGWGYTNSDVRGYLAALTILQDCYPERLGKLYLVHVPYVFMTAWKMVYPFIDKKTKKKIIFVENKKLNSTLLKDIDESQLPEAYGGKLPLVPIQNC; the protein is encoded by the exons atggaatCATCGAACGGCAATGGGAGTGGGAAGGGGATGGAAGTAGCATATGAGGAAGTGGAAGAGGAAGCAAACTTTGAGAGCGACGAGATAGAGAGAAACAAAATGGGAATCATGAGAGCACTTGTGGAAAGAGAAGATCCCTCCTCCAAG GATGTGGATGATTTCATGATTCGGAGATTTCTTCGGGCGCGTGATCTGGATATTGAGAAGGCTACTAACATGTTCCTCAAGTATCTgagttggaagaagtcatttgTGCCAAATGGTTCAATCTCGGAGTCAGAGATTCCAAAACAACTTGCTCAGAACAAGCTGTTTATGCAAGGTGTGGACAAGACGGGACGCCCCATTGTCGTTGTGTATGGTGGGCGGCATAAGCAGACCACACTCGAAGAGTTCAAAC GTTTTGTAGTCTACACTCTTGAAAAAATATGTTCCAG AATGCCAGCAGGAAAGGAAAAGTTTGTGTCCATTGCAGATATTGAAGGATGGGGATATACCAATAGCGATGTTCGTGGATACTTGGCAGCTCTGACAATCTTACAG GACTGCTACCCGGAGAGGCTTGGCAAGTTATATCTTGTCCATGTGCCTTATGTATTCATGACTGCTTGGAAGATGgtttacccatttattgacaaaaaaaccaaaaagaag ATCATTTTTGTCGAAAacaaaaaactgaactcaacCCTGCTGAAAGATATCGACGAGAGCCAGCTCCCAGAGGCATATGGAGGAAAACTGCCATTAGTTCCTATCCAAAACTGCTAG